The following proteins are encoded in a genomic region of Nicotiana sylvestris chromosome 4, ASM39365v2, whole genome shotgun sequence:
- the LOC104249452 gene encoding uncharacterized protein has product MSLLNQLFNRGLQGSKCKTCLTLAISRIKLLQNKRDAQLKLMRKEIAQFLQAGQEAIARIRVEHIIREQNVWAAYEILELFCEFVYARVPILESQKECPSELREAVASIIFAAPRCSDLPDLLHVRNLFAAKYGKEFIAAASELRPDTSVNRTIVEKLSVSAPSAEIKLNVLKEIAREYNVEWDSSNTEEELRKKPEDLLNGPKQIATPAQASVEPNTRDHPPTSENTVPSRNGNPGARKLESPTSVTEAPLWPNKPSLGDSSLGAPKDIKKDTRPETSDVLERARAAISAAERASAAARLAADLVNVKFSSSNIEDGKN; this is encoded by the exons ATGTCTCTACTGAATCAACTCTTCAACAGGGGACTTCAAGGCTCAAAATG CAAGACATGCTTGACCTTGGCGATTTCACGAATCAAATTATTACAAAACAAGAGAGATGCACAGCTCAAACTTATGCGCAAAGAGATAGCCCAATTTCTGCAGGCTGGCCAGGAAGCCATAGCTCGAATCAGG GTTGAGCATATCATACGTGAGCAAAATGTATGGGCTGCTTATGAGATTTTGGAGTTGTTCTGCGAGTTCGTTTATGCTCGCGTGCCTATACTCGAAAGCCAAAA AGAATGTCCTTCGGAGTTACGGGAAGCTGTTGCAAGTATAATCTTTGCAGCTCCAAGATGTTCAGATTTGCCAGATTTATTGCATGTCAGGAATCTATTTGCGGCCAAATACGGAAAGGAATTCATAGCCGCCGCATCTGAGCTTCGGCCTGATACAAGTGTTAACCGTACA ATTGTTGAGAAACTTTCAGTCAGTGCTCCATCAGCTGAAATAAAGCTTAATGTATTAAAGGAAATTGCAAGAGAGTACAATGTGGAATGGGATTCTTCTAACACAGAAGAAGAATTGCGTAAAAAGCCAGAGGACCTTTTG AATGGACCAAAGCAAATTGCTACACCTGCTCAGGCATCTGTAGAACCAAACACTCGTGATCATCCACCAACTTCTGAAAATACTGTGCCGTCTCGAAATGGCAATCCGGGAGCTAGAAAACTTGAATCTCCAACTTCTGTAACTGAAGCACCTCTATGGCCTAATAAACCATCACTTGGTGACAGCAGTTTGGGCGCACCAAAAGATATAAAGAAGGATACAAGACCAGAAACATCTGATGTATTGGAGAGAGCTCGTGCTGCTATTTCTGCTGCAGAGCGTGCATCTGCTGCTGCCCGACTTGCTGCAGATTTGGTCAACGTCAAGTTCAGTTCTTCAAACATAGAGGATGGCAAGAATTAG